The following proteins come from a genomic window of Lolium rigidum isolate FL_2022 chromosome 5, APGP_CSIRO_Lrig_0.1, whole genome shotgun sequence:
- the LOC124656129 gene encoding uncharacterized protein LOC124656129 translates to MEFQFRAGDEPSRPPPPATDSAATSADSQSAATHVRDSHGDHSMGYHGENAGPVPPPASDPDELWRQAAKARIRERILREEAELEALEAQVRRELMEERTPLLRSGLGRSARSGAA, encoded by the exons ATGGAATTCCAGTTCCGCGCCGGCGACGAGCCCAGCAGGCCTCCTCCGCCGGCGACAGACTCTGCGGCTACGTCGGCGGATTCCCAGTCTGCGG CCACGCATGTGCGAGATAGCCACGGCGATCACAGCATGGGATACCACGGGGAGAACGCCGGGCCTGTTCCGCCCCCGGCATCTGACCCGGATGAGCTGTGGCGACAGgcggccaaggcgaggataagggAGCGGATcctgcgggaggaggcggagctcgAGGCGCTCGAGGCGCAGGTCAGGCGTGAGCTCATGGAGGAGCGCACCCCGTTGCTGCGATCCGGACTGGGGCGGtcggcgcgctctggcgcggcc
- the LOC124656128 gene encoding uncharacterized protein LOC124656128: MKKAAKLAQPMAKACHEDDDEAMQVHSKENVLAVLPDKQKDPNIVTVTSKTQKPDLTCKVCGITSTSQKAMQDHLEGKAHKRKVSKLPQPMPALKLPSKANVPKDASILSAAESDKKQNLNLSCTLCGIPLTSEKAMEDHLKGKSHRKKAMALVREATEHVQEEKEEKCSFTPTKKTMMTKDGMIHDVMQIDEKEEEDSFTPTKKTMMTKDGTIHDVMQMNGYVFCEVCNVRTADIVTMMCHLQGIKHISKARQEARKPPAETVIIATSVANGDPQMVAMRINGVPHNVRRVGGSLLCELCDVKVPEALQGVMQSHLSGKIHTKKLKAMAAAVDKGAVGKAEVITNDVALATNFHITETPGQEEMMDDGADSIGGSELVEAKSKEASLVPGKPAMGACVPESMAPYGGATVGCPTAKVGENEADAEGNSSPMQEMDAVKTNGIVVVPADQDEVMYQVEGKEFIVLRQPDGRLSCRLCDVHGCEKYDMINHLYTHLGNAHLAD; this comes from the exons ATGAAGAAGGCAGCTAAGCTTGCCCAGCCAATGGCTAAAGCATgtcatgaggatgatgatgag GCTATGCAGGTTCACTCAAAAGAAAATGTACTCGCAGTCTTGCCAGACAAGCAGAAAGACCCTAACATTGTCACGGTGACAAGCAAGACGCAAAAGCCGGACTTGACCTGCAAGGTCTGCGGAATTACTTCAACAAGCCAGAAAGCCATGCAGGATCACCTTGAAGGGAAAGCCCACAAGAGGAAGGTCTCTAAGCTTCCGCAGCCAATGCCTGCTTTAAAG CTTCCTTCAAAAGCAAATGTGCCAAAAGATGCATCCATACTTTCGGCTGCAGAAAGTGACAAGAAGCAGAACTTGAACTTGAGCTGCACGTTGTGCGGCATCCCATTGACGAGTGAGAAGGCCATGGAAGATCACCTCAAAGGGAAGTCCCACAGGAAGAAAGCCATGGCATTGGTGCGTGAGGCGACAGAGCATGTGCAGGAAGAGAAAGAGGAGAAATGTAGCTTTACTCCCACAAAAAAGACGATGATGACCAAGGATGGGATGATCCACGACGTGATGCAGATAGatgagaaagaggaggaagataGCTTTACTCCCACGAAAAAGACGATGATGACCAAGGATGGGACGATCCACGACGTGATGCAGATGAATGGCTACGTTTTTTGCGAGGTGTGCAATGTGAGAACCGCCGATATTGTCACTATGATGTGCCACCTccaagggatcaagcacatttccAAGGCCCGGCAGGAAGCTAGGAAGCCACCAGCAGAGACGGTTATCATTGCTACCTCTGTTGCTAATGGCGATCCACAAATGGTAGCTATGAGGATCAACGGCGTGCCACACAACGTGCGCCGGGTGGGCGGCTCACTGCTGTGTGAGTTGTGCGATGTGAAGGTGCCTGAGGCATTGCAAGGCGTCATGCAGTCTCATTTGTCCGGGAAGATCCACACCAAGAAACTAAAGGCCATGGCTGCAGCTGTTGACAAGGGTGCAGTAGGGAAAGCTGAAGTAATAACCAACGATGTTGCTTTAGCAACCAATTTCCACATCACAGAGACTCCAGGTCAGGAGGAGATGATGGATGATGGCGCCGACTCTATAGGTGGATCTGAACTGGTAGAAGCCAAGTCCAAGGAAGCTTCTCTTGTCCCTGGGAAACCGGCAATGGGAGCATGTGTCCCGGAGTCCATGGCACCATATGGAGGTGCAACGGTCGGGTGTCCAACTGCCAAAGTTGGAGAAAATGAAGCAGACGCCGAAGGAAATAGCTCGCCGATGCAAGAGATGGATGCTGTCAAGACCAATGGTATCGTGGTCGTGCCTGCTGATCAGGATGAGGTCATGTACCAGGTGGAGGGCAAAGAGTTCATTGTGCTGCGGCAGCCAGATGGTAGGCTCTCATGCCGACTGTGCGACGTGCATGGCTGTGAGAAGTACGACATGATCAATCACCTCTACACCCATTTGGGCAACGCCCATCTTGCCGATTAG